From a region of the Mycobacteroides saopaulense genome:
- a CDS encoding helix-turn-helix transcriptional regulator → MDRRNELGDFLRARRALISPRQAGLPQDEPRRVLGLRRQEVAVLAGVSADYYTRLEQGRERHPSDQVLRAISRALQLDTHAAEHLAVLARPAGGASASVAQGDPSAGAMRIVDNVVHAPALVVGPALDILTMNAHARALYGDFSRADNLAYMVFLDPAARQFYLDWDDVARATARNLRANSVTFRDDPRVAEVVGELTIQSDAFTFVWMQHDVRPRTSGTKRFRHSQVGEISLQYDNFAVGDAPGQQLLVYSGDPGSADCDGLTLLSRLALDQASE, encoded by the coding sequence ATGGATCGGCGAAATGAGTTGGGCGACTTTCTGAGAGCGCGCCGGGCTTTGATATCGCCGCGACAGGCGGGGCTGCCGCAGGATGAGCCGCGCCGTGTCTTGGGCCTGCGGCGCCAAGAGGTTGCCGTGCTCGCCGGGGTGAGCGCTGATTACTACACCAGGCTGGAACAAGGGCGGGAGCGCCATCCTTCCGATCAGGTGCTGCGGGCGATTTCGCGGGCGCTGCAACTCGATACGCATGCGGCTGAGCACCTAGCAGTTCTTGCCCGGCCAGCCGGGGGAGCATCCGCCTCCGTCGCTCAGGGCGATCCCAGCGCGGGAGCGATGAGAATCGTCGACAACGTAGTGCATGCGCCGGCATTGGTAGTTGGACCGGCGCTGGACATCTTGACCATGAATGCGCACGCCCGTGCGCTCTACGGCGACTTCTCGCGCGCGGACAACCTGGCGTACATGGTTTTCCTCGACCCCGCGGCCAGGCAGTTCTATCTCGATTGGGACGACGTCGCGCGGGCCACTGCCCGCAATCTGCGTGCGAATTCGGTGACGTTCCGTGACGACCCGCGTGTAGCAGAAGTTGTAGGTGAGTTGACGATTCAGAGTGATGCCTTCACGTTCGTGTGGATGCAGCACGATGTCCGGCCACGAACAAGCGGAACCAAGCGATTCCGTCATAGCCAGGTCGGCGAGATCAGCCTTCAATACGACAATTTCGCGGTCGGCGACGCGCCGGGGCAGCAGCTTCTTGTCTACTCGGGGGACCCGGGCAGTGCCGACTGCGACGGGCTCACGCTGCTGTCCAGGCTTGCTCTGGACCAGGCGTCCGAATAG
- a CDS encoding aldo/keto reductase, whose translation MTSQQTASAGTLTIGGDITVNRLGYGTMQLTSPGVWGPPRDPAAAVLLLKRVAELGVNFLDTADSYGPHTVEDLICEALHPYSHDLVIATKVGIARTGPADWGWIPLGRPEYLRQQTEMSLRRLKLERIDLLQLHRVDPVVPLEDQIGELKLLREEGKIRHIGLSEVSVSQLDAARQIVPIASVQNLFNLTDRSASDVVDYATSYGIAFIPYFPLATQGLDGSGAALDVVARAHGATPAQIALAWLLRCSPNVLPIPGTSSEAHLAQNLAAADIALSDSEFDALSTAVPRLHGERT comes from the coding sequence GTGACATCACAGCAGACTGCTAGTGCGGGAACACTCACCATCGGTGGCGACATCACCGTCAACAGACTCGGCTACGGCACGATGCAGTTGACCAGCCCCGGCGTGTGGGGTCCTCCGCGAGATCCGGCAGCTGCGGTGCTGTTGCTCAAACGTGTGGCTGAGCTGGGAGTGAATTTCTTGGACACCGCGGATTCCTATGGCCCGCATACTGTCGAAGACTTGATCTGCGAGGCGCTGCACCCGTACTCCCACGATCTGGTGATCGCCACAAAGGTAGGTATCGCGCGTACCGGCCCGGCGGATTGGGGTTGGATCCCGCTCGGGCGGCCCGAGTATCTGCGCCAGCAGACGGAAATGAGCCTGCGGAGGCTGAAACTGGAGCGGATCGACTTGCTTCAGTTGCATCGAGTCGATCCCGTCGTTCCTTTGGAAGACCAGATCGGTGAGCTCAAGCTGTTGAGAGAAGAAGGCAAGATCAGGCATATCGGGCTCTCGGAGGTCTCGGTGAGCCAGTTGGATGCGGCGCGGCAGATCGTGCCCATCGCCTCGGTGCAGAACCTGTTCAATCTCACCGATCGGTCAGCATCTGACGTCGTGGACTACGCCACGTCCTACGGCATTGCCTTCATCCCATACTTTCCACTGGCAACCCAAGGCCTGGATGGTTCCGGTGCCGCTCTGGACGTTGTCGCGCGTGCGCATGGCGCAACTCCGGCGCAGATTGCCTTGGCATGGCTTCTTCGATGCTCTCCGAATGTGCTTCCGATCCCGGGGACTTCGTCGGAAGCGCATCTCGCACAGAACCTGGCCGCTGCAGACATCGCACTCAGTGATTCCGAGTTCGATGCCCTGTCTACGGCTGTCCCGCGGCTCCACGGCGAGCGCACATAG
- a CDS encoding LLM class F420-dependent oxidoreductase has protein sequence MRIGIFTTITDEGMEPGELAVEIEARGFESLFVPEHTHIPVTIETIHPGWDEIPRDYCRSLDPFVALSFAAAATRDLRIGTAVALLVQRDPITFAKESATLDRASGGRLELGIGVGWLREEIRNHGTDPRTRVALQGERIQAVQKIWTEEQAEFHGKYVAFDPIHSWPKPLQRPHPPVWLGGWGPSTHERVLDHADGWMAPTMLGAEELHQGIDELNRLAAQQGRAPVPVTATVLEPRPGDIERRLHLGVHRVLLGLLPAAGRDTTLRTLDRLAALMA, from the coding sequence ATGCGGATAGGCATTTTCACCACCATCACCGATGAAGGCATGGAACCCGGAGAGCTGGCGGTCGAGATCGAGGCGCGCGGATTCGAGTCGCTTTTTGTCCCCGAGCACACGCACATTCCGGTGACGATCGAAACGATCCATCCCGGCTGGGATGAAATACCCCGCGACTATTGCCGCAGCCTAGATCCGTTCGTAGCGTTGTCCTTTGCGGCGGCTGCGACGAGAGACCTGCGGATCGGTACCGCTGTGGCGCTGCTTGTCCAGCGAGACCCGATCACGTTCGCAAAAGAGTCCGCCACCCTGGATAGAGCATCGGGTGGACGGTTGGAGTTGGGGATCGGTGTCGGATGGTTGCGTGAGGAGATCCGCAATCACGGCACCGATCCGCGCACGCGGGTGGCATTACAGGGTGAGCGAATCCAAGCGGTCCAGAAGATCTGGACGGAAGAGCAAGCCGAGTTCCACGGCAAGTACGTGGCGTTCGACCCGATCCACTCCTGGCCCAAGCCGCTGCAACGACCGCACCCACCGGTGTGGTTAGGCGGCTGGGGCCCATCCACCCACGAACGGGTGCTCGACCATGCCGACGGCTGGATGGCCCCGACAATGCTTGGGGCGGAGGAGCTTCACCAGGGGATCGACGAACTCAATCGGCTGGCGGCGCAACAGGGCAGGGCGCCCGTTCCCGTGACCGCGACCGTCTTGGAGCCGCGGCCCGGCGATATCGAACGCCGCCTCCACTTGGGTGTGCACCGGGTACTGTTGGGCCTGCTGCCGGCTGCGGGCCGCGACACCACCCTGCGCACACTGGATCGCCTTGCCGCACTGATGGCCTAG
- a CDS encoding GNAT family N-acetyltransferase gives MRIVDRAWPRSVGVDAAELAELEFFAGSAVDALKPLAELLSPLDAAAGDVLMRQREPADWFLLLGSGGGEIRHAGEDGESVVAHLRPGTVVGEIALLRGTARSATVVATEPLRGWAGGWDAFTAMLEIPGASEALVWTARQRLATFVTPIPVRLRDGTEFHLRPLLPGDRQRLARLSPRTVYRRFLGVPSKRMITYLFELDYLDHFAWALTDGADGLVVADARFIRHVDEPDSAELAFTVGDDYQGRGIGTLLMEALAVSARADGVRRFTASVLADNYAMRNILNRYGVRWASDGPGVVVTALDVPHVRELSLSSEVSRRVRIATRQVIQALC, from the coding sequence GTGCGCATCGTGGACAGAGCGTGGCCCAGATCTGTCGGCGTCGATGCCGCAGAGCTTGCGGAATTGGAGTTTTTCGCAGGCAGCGCGGTCGACGCGCTTAAGCCGCTGGCCGAGTTGCTGTCGCCACTGGACGCGGCCGCCGGGGATGTACTCATGCGTCAGCGCGAGCCGGCCGACTGGTTCTTGCTCCTCGGCTCAGGCGGAGGCGAGATCCGTCATGCGGGAGAAGACGGGGAGTCGGTCGTCGCACATCTGAGACCCGGCACGGTGGTTGGCGAGATCGCGCTTCTGCGTGGGACTGCCCGGTCGGCGACCGTCGTGGCGACCGAGCCATTGCGGGGCTGGGCCGGCGGGTGGGATGCGTTCACCGCCATGCTCGAAATCCCCGGTGCGTCAGAGGCGTTGGTCTGGACCGCGCGTCAGCGGCTGGCCACGTTCGTGACCCCTATTCCGGTGCGGCTGCGTGACGGCACCGAGTTCCACCTGCGGCCCCTTCTTCCCGGCGACAGGCAGCGCCTGGCAAGGCTCTCGCCGCGTACGGTCTATCGCCGGTTCCTGGGAGTTCCCAGTAAGCGGATGATCACCTATCTGTTTGAGCTCGACTACCTCGACCACTTCGCGTGGGCACTTACCGACGGAGCCGACGGCCTCGTTGTGGCCGATGCTCGATTCATCCGGCACGTCGACGAACCCGACAGTGCCGAGTTGGCCTTCACGGTTGGCGATGACTACCAGGGCCGGGGGATCGGAACACTACTGATGGAGGCGTTGGCGGTGTCTGCTCGTGCCGACGGCGTACGTCGATTTACGGCGTCGGTGTTGGCCGACAACTACGCGATGCGCAACATTCTGAATCGGTACGGCGTGCGCTGGGCATCGGATGGACCGGGCGTCGTCGTCACCGCACTCGATGTTCCGCACGTACGGGAGCTGAGTCTTTCTTCGGAGGTGTCCCGAAGGGTTCGTATCGCCACGCGGCAGGTGATTCAGGCGTTGTGCTGA
- a CDS encoding glycoside hydrolase family 19 protein: MSPGLRRTSAVVAITALAISGAKIASDHTTAGSGFSTVQTAAADPTGPTGGPGDGGMNGSQFQPPGLPPQQPDYQGGINQPPLDQNSGISIYNTGTQGAPQQGTSQSSQQGQQGQQPQHGTQIPDYQTATPYTQGPGKTNPDYQTPQQGQQPQQGNQQPTQTPQPNQNNQQDQQDRELQQKCEQQAQYYGIFEQLRSFIASSLGGTGNTFQQPSRKFSPAFQCNCAPQQTGPQKQSPETPAQTPSRQSNEPCHSDYGIDGLMRTVYPKISDETLRSVSTPVQIAMRVYEINSVSRISAFLAQIRAEVGPAFADLTEGSPYPEGSAAEQDYFNTNYANSNGNGDVASGDGFKYRGHGTMQLTGRGNYRNADQAFDQLLNLAPGTFESNPDYLSNPTNMHAIMRVAGWFFTDGGAGSAKQGDKYINAQHTNGNYLADQVQSSTDWENFDKITQQINGGQTGQAVRRDAFEKAYDYLTPRC, from the coding sequence ATGTCGCCAGGTTTGCGTCGCACATCAGCAGTCGTGGCCATCACCGCCCTCGCCATCAGCGGCGCCAAGATCGCTAGCGACCACACCACAGCCGGCAGCGGGTTCTCCACCGTCCAGACCGCAGCAGCCGACCCCACCGGCCCCACCGGCGGCCCCGGCGACGGCGGTATGAACGGCAGCCAATTCCAGCCACCCGGCCTACCACCCCAACAACCCGACTACCAGGGCGGCATCAACCAGCCACCCCTGGACCAAAACTCGGGCATCTCCATCTACAACACCGGCACCCAAGGCGCACCCCAACAAGGCACCAGCCAAAGCAGCCAACAGGGCCAACAGGGCCAACAACCCCAACACGGCACCCAAATCCCCGACTACCAAACCGCCACCCCCTACACCCAGGGACCCGGCAAAACCAACCCCGACTACCAAACACCACAACAAGGGCAACAACCCCAACAAGGCAACCAACAACCCACCCAAACCCCACAACCCAACCAAAACAACCAACAAGACCAGCAAGACCGCGAACTCCAACAAAAATGCGAACAACAAGCCCAGTACTACGGCATCTTCGAACAACTCCGCAGCTTCATCGCCTCCTCCCTCGGCGGCACCGGAAACACCTTCCAACAACCAAGCCGCAAATTCAGCCCCGCATTCCAATGCAACTGCGCACCCCAACAAACAGGACCACAAAAACAATCACCAGAAACGCCCGCGCAGACACCAAGTAGGCAATCAAACGAGCCTTGCCATAGCGACTATGGAATCGACGGTCTGATGCGTACGGTCTATCCGAAAATCAGCGACGAAACGCTCCGATCTGTCTCTACGCCGGTGCAGATAGCGATGCGGGTCTATGAGATAAATTCGGTCTCACGGATTTCCGCGTTCTTGGCACAGATTCGAGCTGAAGTGGGACCCGCCTTTGCTGATCTCACTGAAGGTTCACCATACCCTGAGGGTAGTGCTGCTGAACAAGACTATTTCAACACTAACTATGCCAACTCAAATGGAAATGGCGACGTAGCTTCTGGCGATGGCTTCAAGTATCGCGGCCACGGGACGATGCAACTGACGGGCCGGGGAAACTATCGAAATGCAGATCAAGCTTTCGATCAGCTCTTGAACCTCGCACCGGGTACGTTTGAAAGCAACCCTGACTATTTGAGCAATCCGACAAACATGCATGCAATAATGCGCGTGGCAGGATGGTTCTTCACCGATGGCGGTGCCGGTAGTGCAAAGCAAGGCGATAAATACATTAACGCCCAACACACGAATGGGAACTACCTCGCAGATCAGGTACAATCTAGCACCGACTGGGAAAACTTTGACAAGATCACACAACAGATTAATGGCGGGCAGACCGGACAGGCGGTACGGCGAGATGCGTTCGAAAAGGCGTACGATTACCTCACCCCGCGATGCTGA
- a CDS encoding cytochrome c oxidase assembly protein, whose amino-acid sequence MTTTPTARKTDSPIWTIVVGLAALAGLVAAIIGALSLTDALLATGLPNPGPITSYGLPFVRAAAEIVAVVAVGAFMLAAFFVPPQASGVLDVDGYRSLRIGMAASAALAVLSAVMVPLSVSDVSGQPVSDFGPGELWSLAGDIETVNAWRWMAFIAAAVAIASRVVLRWSWTPLLVIGSVASLMPLALVGHSATGGAHDLGTNSLIIHLVSAALWAGGLVALLIHALRGGGYLDVAARRFSTVALWCYVAIGLSGIINALIRVQLSDLFTTRYGWLLIGKATALLVLGVLGYLQRRSAITALTEEPQNRRPLIRLAGMEAVIFAVTFGIAVGLGRTPPPPPVNLNPSPVEVAIGYNLDGPPTPGRLMFDWRFDLIFGTAAIVFAVAYLVGVHRLKARGDEWPVGRTISWVCGCAFLLIATSSGVGRYMPAMFSMHMVAHMMLSMLVPVLLVLGGPVTLLLRVLPAAGKGDPPGLREWVQMALHSKFSRFLTHPLVATSLFIGGFYGLYLSGLYDAAVDVHAAHLAMNLHFLLSGYLFYWVVIGIDPSPRRLPPVAKLGIVLVSLPLHAFFGVILMGTKSILGEKFYSNLALPWRIDLASDQHMGGAITWATGELPLMVVMIALVIQWSRSDERLARRQDRAADRDDDADLAAYNAMLAKMAQHDEKTRG is encoded by the coding sequence GTGACCACCACGCCCACCGCCAGGAAGACCGATTCGCCGATCTGGACGATCGTCGTGGGTCTGGCGGCACTGGCAGGCCTGGTTGCAGCCATAATCGGCGCACTCTCGTTGACGGACGCCTTGCTCGCGACCGGCCTGCCCAACCCCGGCCCCATCACGTCCTACGGGCTGCCGTTCGTGCGTGCCGCCGCCGAAATCGTCGCCGTCGTCGCCGTCGGCGCGTTCATGCTCGCGGCCTTCTTCGTTCCTCCGCAGGCCAGCGGGGTGCTCGATGTGGACGGATATCGCTCGCTGCGCATCGGCATGGCGGCATCGGCCGCGCTGGCGGTGCTCTCGGCGGTCATGGTGCCGCTGTCGGTGTCCGACGTGTCCGGTCAGCCGGTCAGCGATTTCGGCCCCGGAGAGTTGTGGTCACTCGCGGGTGACATCGAGACGGTGAACGCCTGGCGTTGGATGGCCTTCATCGCTGCCGCCGTCGCGATCGCCAGCCGAGTAGTGCTGCGCTGGTCGTGGACGCCCCTGCTGGTAATCGGATCGGTGGCCTCACTGATGCCGCTCGCGTTGGTGGGGCATTCTGCCACCGGTGGCGCACATGATCTGGGCACCAACAGTCTGATCATCCATCTGGTCTCCGCGGCGCTGTGGGCGGGCGGTTTGGTGGCGCTGTTGATACACGCGCTGCGCGGTGGAGGCTACCTCGACGTGGCCGCACGCCGGTTCTCCACGGTGGCGCTGTGGTGTTACGTCGCGATCGGGCTCAGCGGCATCATCAACGCGCTTATCCGGGTGCAGCTTTCGGACCTGTTCACTACCCGATACGGCTGGCTGCTGATAGGCAAGGCCACCGCGCTGCTGGTGCTGGGGGTGCTGGGGTATCTGCAACGCCGTTCGGCAATAACGGCATTGACCGAGGAACCGCAGAACCGCCGGCCGCTGATTCGGCTTGCCGGGATGGAAGCCGTCATTTTCGCGGTTACCTTCGGCATCGCCGTCGGGCTGGGACGTACCCCGCCACCACCGCCGGTCAACCTCAATCCCTCACCTGTCGAGGTCGCCATCGGCTACAACCTCGATGGCCCGCCGACACCGGGCCGATTGATGTTCGACTGGCGCTTCGATCTCATCTTCGGAACGGCCGCCATCGTTTTCGCGGTCGCCTACCTGGTCGGAGTGCACAGGCTCAAGGCGCGCGGCGACGAATGGCCGGTGGGGCGCACCATCTCCTGGGTATGCGGCTGCGCCTTCTTGCTGATCGCCACCTCATCGGGCGTCGGGCGATACATGCCCGCGATGTTCAGCATGCACATGGTCGCGCACATGATGCTTTCGATGCTGGTGCCCGTGCTCTTGGTCCTCGGTGGCCCCGTGACATTGTTGTTGCGGGTGCTGCCCGCCGCGGGCAAGGGTGATCCACCCGGGCTGCGCGAGTGGGTGCAGATGGCGTTGCACAGCAAGTTCTCTCGCTTCTTGACGCATCCGTTGGTGGCGACGTCGCTGTTCATCGGCGGGTTCTACGGCCTGTATCTCAGCGGGCTTTACGACGCCGCCGTCGACGTGCACGCTGCGCACCTGGCGATGAACCTGCACTTTCTGCTCAGCGGATACCTGTTCTACTGGGTGGTCATCGGCATCGATCCGTCTCCGCGGCGGCTGCCCCCGGTCGCCAAGTTGGGCATCGTGCTGGTCTCACTGCCCCTGCACGCCTTTTTCGGCGTCATTCTGATGGGCACGAAATCCATTCTCGGCGAAAAGTTCTACAGCAATCTCGCGTTGCCCTGGCGGATAGATCTGGCGTCCGATCAGCACATGGGTGGCGCGATCACCTGGGCAACGGGAGAGTTGCCGTTGATGGTGGTGATGATCGCGCTGGTCATCCAGTGGTCGCGCTCCGATGAGCGGCTTGCCCGACGGCAGGACCGTGCCGCAGACCGCGATGACGACGCCGACCTGGCCGCCTACAACGCCATGCTGGCCAAAATGGCCCAGCACGACGAGAAGACGCGCGGCTAG
- the atzF gene encoding allophanate hydrolase, whose translation MTVWIMRRPENEIATELQGSSGPLAGVRLAVKDNVDVGGVPTTAACPEYAYVPEHDAPAVAALRAAGAVVVGKTNLDQFATGLVGTRSPYGAVSDSRRPQYISGGSSSGSAVAVATGEADIAIGTDTAGSGRVPAGLQGIVGIKPTVGVVSTEGVVPACESYDCVTIFAPSLTTANLAMAAMGAAVGPRTWPANTRLAAPPQPTVAVPRELPALDELWRNAFHAAVERLREAGATIVEVDLAPFLAAAKLLYEGALVTERYAAVGEFIDAHPEATLDPTVAQIISGARDIPAHRLVRDRAEVQRLREQAMTSLAGADALLVPTAPLHPTIEQVTADPVGVNATMGTYTNFCNLFDLCAVSVPAGTAGEAQFGVTVIARAFDDAVAFDIAALVTGEPVGQDVWPAAITLSHELAVFGAHLRGGPLEFQLTDLGARWVGPVRTAARYRMSALRTTPPKPGLTRSEEDGVSIGGEIWRLSPAALGTFLAQLPEPMLLGKVECDDGLWRTGFGCDGAAARAGVDISEHGSWPAAIAAGAV comes from the coding sequence ATGACGGTTTGGATCATGCGCCGCCCCGAGAACGAAATCGCCACCGAATTGCAGGGCTCATCAGGGCCGTTGGCCGGTGTACGACTCGCAGTGAAGGACAACGTGGACGTGGGCGGTGTGCCCACCACCGCTGCTTGTCCGGAGTACGCGTACGTTCCCGAACACGACGCACCGGCAGTCGCGGCCTTGCGTGCGGCGGGCGCCGTAGTGGTCGGCAAGACCAACCTCGATCAGTTCGCGACCGGGCTCGTCGGTACGCGCTCCCCATACGGCGCGGTATCCGACTCGCGCCGTCCCCAATACATCAGCGGCGGCTCCAGTTCCGGATCCGCCGTGGCCGTCGCGACCGGCGAGGCCGATATCGCGATCGGTACCGATACGGCCGGATCTGGCCGCGTGCCCGCGGGACTACAGGGCATCGTCGGGATCAAACCGACGGTCGGCGTCGTCTCCACCGAAGGTGTGGTCCCGGCCTGCGAATCCTATGACTGTGTCACCATTTTCGCGCCGTCCCTGACCACCGCCAACCTCGCGATGGCCGCCATGGGTGCCGCGGTCGGGCCGCGGACGTGGCCGGCCAACACCCGATTGGCCGCGCCGCCGCAGCCCACCGTCGCGGTCCCGCGCGAGCTGCCGGCCCTGGACGAATTGTGGCGCAACGCGTTTCACGCGGCGGTCGAACGCCTTCGGGAGGCCGGAGCAACCATCGTCGAGGTTGACCTGGCGCCCTTCCTGGCCGCAGCAAAACTGCTGTACGAGGGTGCGTTGGTCACCGAGCGTTACGCCGCCGTGGGCGAATTCATCGACGCGCATCCGGAGGCCACGCTTGACCCCACTGTGGCGCAGATCATTTCGGGTGCGCGTGATATTCCCGCGCATCGCCTCGTTCGTGATCGCGCCGAGGTACAACGCCTGCGCGAGCAAGCCATGACCTCACTGGCAGGAGCGGATGCACTCTTGGTGCCCACCGCACCGCTGCATCCGACGATCGAGCAGGTGACCGCGGACCCTGTTGGCGTCAACGCCACCATGGGGACCTACACCAATTTCTGCAATCTGTTCGACCTGTGCGCGGTGTCGGTACCCGCGGGCACCGCCGGAGAGGCGCAGTTCGGGGTGACGGTCATCGCACGGGCCTTCGATGACGCGGTGGCCTTCGACATCGCCGCCCTGGTGACCGGAGAACCTGTCGGACAAGATGTTTGGCCTGCAGCAATCACCCTGTCCCACGAGCTTGCGGTGTTCGGCGCGCACCTCAGGGGAGGCCCGCTGGAGTTCCAACTCACCGATCTGGGGGCACGCTGGGTCGGTCCGGTGCGCACCGCCGCCAGGTACCGGATGTCGGCACTACGCACCACACCACCCAAGCCCGGCCTTACCCGTTCCGAAGAGGATGGCGTGAGCATCGGCGGCGAGATCTGGCGACTGTCCCCCGCCGCGTTGGGAACCTTCCTGGCGCAGCTGCCCGAGCCCATGCTGCTGGGCAAGGTCGAGTGTGATGACGGGTTGTGGCGCACCGGCTTTGGCTGCGACGGCGCCGCCGCGCGGGCCGGCGTCGACATCAGCGAGCACGGCAGCTGGCCGGCGGCCATTGCCGCGGGCGCGGTCTAG
- the ssb gene encoding single-stranded DNA-binding protein: MFETPVTVIGSIVGDLKRRQVGTDEMIRFRVASNARRRRDDGSWVNSNSLFINVSCWGRLVTGVGAALGKGAPVIVHGHLHTSEFEDKDGNRRQITEMKAIAVGPDLSRTIARIEKVGYTGKQEDTEQPNADAEELVPEPAEAVESSEESANLRLSA; this comes from the coding sequence ATGTTTGAAACGCCAGTGACTGTGATCGGCTCTATCGTCGGAGATCTCAAGCGGCGCCAGGTCGGCACCGACGAGATGATCAGATTCCGGGTCGCCAGTAATGCGCGCCGTCGACGCGACGACGGCAGCTGGGTGAATTCCAACTCCCTCTTCATCAACGTCAGCTGCTGGGGTCGGCTGGTCACCGGAGTGGGCGCCGCCTTGGGCAAGGGAGCGCCGGTGATCGTTCACGGTCACCTGCACACCAGCGAGTTCGAGGACAAGGACGGCAACCGCCGCCAGATCACCGAGATGAAGGCGATCGCTGTCGGCCCGGACCTGTCGCGGACCATCGCCCGCATAGAGAAGGTCGGATACACCGGTAAACAGGAGGACACCGAGCAACCCAATGCCGATGCTGAAGAATTGGTGCCTGAGCCTGCGGAAGCAGTCGAGAGCAGCGAGGAGTCGGCCAACCTTCGCCTGAGTGCTTGA
- the ettA gene encoding energy-dependent translational throttle protein EttA, with protein sequence MAEYIYTMMKVRKAHGDKVILDDVTLNFLPGAKIGVVGPNGAGKSSVLKIMAGLDKPNNGEAFLANGASVGILMQEPHLDETKTVRENVEDGVALKGKLNRYNEVAELMATDYSDELMEEMGKLQEELDAADAWDIDSQLEQAMDALRCPPPDEPVTHLSGGERRRVALCKLLLSKPDLLLLDEPTNHLDAESVLWLEQHLASYPGAILAVTHDRYFLDNVAEWILELDRGRAYPYEGNYSTYLEKKAERIAVQGRKDAKLHKRLQEELAWVRSGAKARQAKNKARLQRYEEMVTEAEKTRKLDFEEIQIPTGPRLGNVVVEVEHLDKGFEGRTLIKDLSFTLPRNGIVGVIGPNGVGKTTLFKTIVGLENPDGGEVKVGETVKLSYVDQSRAGIDPKKNVWEVVSDGLDHIVVGQNEMPSRAYVSAFGFKGPDQQKPAGVLSGGERNRLNLALTLKQGGNLILLDEPTNDLDVETLGSLENALEQFPGCAVVISHDRWFLDRTCTHILAWEGSDDNPASWFWFEGNFQAYEENKVERLGIDAARPHRVTHRRLTRD encoded by the coding sequence ATGGCTGAGTACATCTACACGATGATGAAAGTCCGCAAGGCGCATGGCGACAAGGTCATCCTCGACGATGTCACCCTGAACTTCCTGCCCGGCGCCAAGATTGGTGTGGTCGGTCCGAACGGCGCCGGTAAATCCAGCGTCCTGAAGATCATGGCCGGGCTCGACAAGCCGAACAACGGTGAGGCGTTCCTGGCCAACGGGGCTTCCGTCGGGATCTTGATGCAGGAGCCGCACCTGGACGAGACGAAGACGGTGCGTGAGAACGTCGAGGACGGCGTGGCCCTCAAAGGCAAGCTCAATCGATACAACGAGGTGGCCGAGTTGATGGCCACCGACTACTCCGACGAGCTCATGGAAGAGATGGGCAAGCTCCAGGAAGAACTGGACGCGGCCGACGCCTGGGATATCGACTCTCAGCTGGAGCAGGCCATGGACGCGCTGCGCTGCCCGCCGCCCGACGAGCCCGTGACGCACTTGTCCGGTGGTGAGCGCCGACGGGTGGCGTTGTGCAAGCTGCTGCTGTCCAAGCCCGACCTGCTGCTGCTCGACGAGCCCACCAACCACCTGGACGCAGAGAGCGTGCTGTGGCTCGAACAGCACCTGGCCAGCTACCCCGGCGCCATCCTGGCTGTCACCCACGACCGGTACTTCCTGGACAACGTGGCCGAGTGGATCCTCGAGCTGGACCGCGGCCGGGCCTACCCGTACGAGGGCAACTACTCCACCTACCTGGAGAAGAAGGCAGAGCGCATCGCCGTGCAGGGGCGCAAGGACGCCAAGCTGCACAAGCGGCTGCAGGAAGAGCTCGCGTGGGTGCGTTCCGGTGCCAAGGCGCGGCAGGCCAAGAACAAGGCCCGTCTGCAGCGGTACGAGGAGATGGTCACCGAGGCCGAGAAGACGCGGAAGCTCGACTTCGAGGAAATCCAGATCCCGACCGGTCCGCGTCTGGGCAATGTGGTGGTGGAGGTCGAGCACCTCGACAAGGGCTTCGAGGGCCGCACCCTCATCAAGGACCTGTCGTTCACGCTGCCCCGTAACGGCATCGTCGGCGTCATCGGCCCCAACGGTGTCGGTAAGACCACGCTGTTCAAGACCATCGTCGGGTTGGAGAACCCCGACGGCGGCGAGGTCAAGGTGGGCGAGACCGTCAAGCTGAGCTACGTGGACCAGAGCCGCGCCGGCATCGACCCCAAGAAGAACGTGTGGGAGGTCGTTTCCGACGGGCTCGACCACATTGTGGTCGGCCAGAATGAAATGCCTTCGCGGGCTTATGTTTCCGCATTCGGGTTCAAGGGCCCGGATCAGCAGAAGCCGGCCGGTGTGCTCTCCGGTGGTGAGCGCAACCGTCTGAACCTGGCGCTCACTCTCAAGCAGGGCGGAAACCTGATCCTGCTCGACGAACCCACCAACGACCTGGACGTCGAAACCCTGGGCTCGCTGGAGAACGCGCTTGAGCAGTTCCCCGGCTGTGCGGTGGTCATTTCGCACGACCGGTGGTTCCTGGACCGCACTTGCACGCACATCCTGGCGTGGGAGGGGAGCGACGACAACCCCGCTTCCTGGTTCTGGTTTGAAGGCAACTTTCAGGCCTACGAAGAGAACAAAGTGGAACGTTTGGGTATCGATGCAGCCAGACCTCATAGAGTTACCCACCGCCGCCTGACTCGCGACTAG